The following nucleotide sequence is from Malania oleifera isolate guangnan ecotype guangnan chromosome 4, ASM2987363v1, whole genome shotgun sequence.
CTCAACATTCAATCTCGACATCTTCTGGCCTATCAGTTTACAAGCTTTGTAACTGACTTTGCATGAAGACATCCAAAGGGATCGCATTGCCTCCAGCTTTTCTACGTTGGCAAGGAGGGCCTTGTCACCAAAGGGGCAATCCCTAATCTCCAGCTTGCGAAGGTTTTTGCACCCTGAGAGAATGTGATGGAGACCCAAATCACTATCACCAGCAAAAGCCAGTGAAAGCATTTCTAGCTTCTTGGCATGGGTCCCTATGTACTCAAAAACACGATCTGAAAGGAGACCAGAAAGCGAAAGGCGTTTAAGATCCTTGCAGTGCTCAACAATAGCACCAAAACCCACATCAAGTGGCTCTAGAGTAAGGTAGTCAGGACACTTGGGCTCAATGATACACAAGCGGAAGCGAGTTAGGTTGGGGCGGTTTGCAGCAATGGTACATAAGGCAGCATTGGACATTTGGCGGCAGAAATATAGTACTGACTGAAGCTTGGGGCATCCCATAGAAACAGCAACAAGGCCTTGTTCAGTCAATGAGACATTCGGCTCCAGACCAAATGGGTCAGAAGGAAACACTCTCAATTCCTGCAGGTTCTTGCAAGACATTGCAAGGACATCAAGGCCACTATCTTCAATATAATCCAGCACCTGTCATGATCTTGCTTTAGGTATAAAGGAAATGGATAAAATAAAGATTAAAATTAACAGCATCATACAAACTTCATGATCTTGCTTTAGGTATAAAGGAAATGgataaaataacaattaaaattaaCAGCATCATACAAACTTAAGTGATACAAAAAGTCGACATACCCAAAGGCGCTGCAGATTCCGGCACTGGCTCAGCAGCTTGATGAGATCAGGAGATTGGATGGTGGCATAACTCAAGTTCAAGCAGGTAAGACCAGAGCAGATTGAGTAGATAGCTGGAAGGTAATATGGGTCTGCATCCCAAAACCCACAGAGGCTATTGAGCCCCTTGCAGCCAGCAAAAGCCCCCACAAGATTTGAGCATACTTCAGGGTGCAGTCCTGCTGCATATAAGCCTGTACCCAACTCAGCCAGCTGTGGGATCTTTTGAAGGAGATTGGGTATCTTTTCAAGGGGCACTGTGCGGTTGAGCCGGAGTGACTTAAGGTTGGAACACCTACTAACTAGGCGCTCTAAGGCAGTGAATCGCACTTCAGAGCTCAGGCAGGAAATGTTAAGTGATTCCAGTGACGTGTAAGAATCAGGGAATTCATTAAGCCAGTTTCCACTCATATCCTCCACCTCACTCTCTGACAAATCCAGCTCTTTTAAATACCTGTATCAATAATCACCAGTGAATGCAAAACTGGTTTAAGGCAGTAACAATTGGAGTATGTAAAATCAAGTTAAGAAAGTCAAAATTCAAATAGCTAGCCATTGGACGAGCGTAATATAtcttcactatttttttttttttacaaatttattaATTCTTTAGAGTTTTTAATTATTGTATGTTTCTATAATGTCATTAAATTCTTTTCCATATCAACATTTAATCTCTATACCCCATGAATTATTATAAGTTGTTAGGCAAACAGGGTCAAGTAGTATTAACTTTGTAAGGATATTTTGGGTTAGTTATGAGATATTTATGCGTTAGCTTATAAGTAGCTAGTAAGTTAGTTAAggcatatttaatatttttctataTTGTCATTAGCTTCACTATATAACCCACATATTTATACGCtgatattttataaaattagAAGTAGAAACAAAAGTGAGAAAATTCTCTCTGTATATATAAATAGATAAAACGAAATGACCCAAAGCTCCAAACTCTCCTTTGTTTCCCTATTATAGTATTATAAGAAACACCACTTctcaaataaaaatagaaatccTATGAGcagaataatttaaaaaaaaaaaatcacctctTTTCCCCTCTTTTCCAGGGGAAGTAGGATTTGTTtctttaaagtttaaaattttaagaaactGCAGACAAggaaataagaataataaaacaATTACCAACAAGCAACTAGACAAAAGCGAGCAAATAAAAAGTATACTAATTAACTGCACTTGCAAATGTTAAGAAAAGAGAACACAATTCAAGGCTTTGAAAAGAATCCACGTTTGTACAAGAGGCAAACTTCCAAAACCCGAAAGCAACCCCACAGTGCAGTGGTCCAAAACAAACAAAGAAGCTAGAGAAGAAAGCAAACATTGACGGTGACTATATATCCATTTAGAACTCACATCAGGAAAGCCTAACGCAGGAGACAAGGGTTCAGGACAAAGGGTACCCATTTTAGCAAGAAAAAATTAGATTCCTTAATTGCTAATGAAACATTGAAATCAAGAATTTTCAGAAGAGCTCCAATAAACACGCAACcaaatcaaaaattcaaataatgatacaGACGTGTTTACACAGCTCAgaataaagaaaaacaaaaaggcgtTTATCAAATAAAATGGTCACTAGAGCAGATAAATGTCATAAATCCTAACCCTCAGAAGTTTAAACTTTGCACGCAAAGCAAAAAACAGGAACAGCAGACAAAATCACATTTAATTTTCACAAACGGAATCACCAAAAAATCACAGAGGTTACCCTTTAATAACAAAATCATCCAGTGGAAATTTCATCACAACACGTTTGGTTGCTCAGAAAAATGTTACAGAAAagaataatatttcatatctcaaACAAACTGGATGCAACTCTTTGCCTCGCTTGACGTACACTAATCATTTTGGCTGTCTATAATtatactaaaagaaaataaagCATTATATTTGAACCCTATTTTCTTGAAAATCACACGGAGGCTACCTCTATGCAGTAGCTAAGAAAATGtaggaaaataaaatgaaattaagagGGCTGCTTATTTCTCGCCATTCAGGACTCCGCAATTAAATCCCCTCCCCCTTTTCTTCCCTTCTCTACAgccctaaaaattaattttctcgACCGAACAGAGAATTCTGAACAAAATACACATCAAACCACAGAAGTGAGAAAGAAAGAAACCTGCAATTGGAAGCAATGGCAGCCAATCCATCCGTGGAGAACCCTTCACAAGAACtcaacaccaaaaccctaaaattcttAAACTTTCGGGCGATCAATTCTAAAGTTTCATCAGTCACAACCATACGCTTAAGCCTCAGCTCCTCCAGGTACGGGTACGCGTCGGCCAACGCCGCGATCCAAGGGAGCGCATCCGCTCCCCAGCCCTCCGGGACCAAATTGTAGTCCGCGAAATGAGGTTTCCCCTTGAGCGACACCGATCGGAGGTCCGTAAAGCGTCTGATCACTATCGCAGGGCTCACGGCATAGCAGTTGCCTATGAACACCTTCCGCCGGCTCCACCGCTCCACGTCGTACCACGATTTGCAGACCAACGAGACCGCGTTCCGGTCGCTGTGCGAGTCAATGAAGGACAAAACGTGTTCCAACACCTCTTCTGGAAAGGTGCACCCCATTGAAGCTTTGATTCTGCAGAAATCAATTTGCATCTggaccgagagagagagagggcgagaGTGCGAGAGAGATGCGGTGATCTGAAGCTATCAGAACTTTCCCGTTTACTAGTTGTTCAACAGCAAGTGATCTGAGAATCTATTATCGGCTTTCTAgagaaagtaagaaaaaaaatggtGACCTCAATCAAAGCTCTAAGCTTTATTTCTCTCTAGCAATGGCAGATCTGAGACCCCCAACTCCCGCAAGGAACAAGCTTGGAGAGAATCTAGGGAGGGCTAGagagagaaagctagagagagagtgacagaGGGAATGAGAACTGTTTCGCTACTGTAGAAAGAGATAAGGTTTTGATGGAGTGATTGTGTCTTGTGTGGTCAAAAGTTGACTGGTAAAAAAGTTACTGAAAGGTCAATGATTAAAGTTGAGATCGACGGTTCCGATTTGTTTCAGATGCATTTGTGGCCGTCCGATCAACAGTGCTTCTATCACATGGAGTGTCTCGTGGGGCGCCCCTTATCTGCTTCTTCACATGAACAACTGTTCTTGTTCTCGCGACAAATTGGATAATTTCGTGTCCTCTAATTATCGCACCAGAACTCGTGGATATTTTCAATGGGGATTGGGCCGCTTGGTCATAATTCTGGGCCTCGTTAGGTGTCAAGCCGTTGAGGCCTGGAGCCCAAGAATGTCTGTTTTGGGCCAGGTCTTTGGGCCGGAGAAGCTCAATTCTTCTTCACAAGCTTAAAGGCCCAGTACACGCACGAAATTTAGGAGCTGCTTGATGTTATTTCTATCCTctgttttgtatttttgtttttatacatttgaaaaattataatttatgacgttttttttattttatatattattagtttTGTTGAGGAAAATTAGTATTTAGTTGTTTTGCAAATAGGTTGTTACAGTACTTTAATATTAAAGAATtaattttgtgaattttatacataatttttaactaaaattaaaaCAAGATGACTATGTGAATTtagaatataattaaaataaaaaatctattaaaattgaataaaattatataaaaaaatatttttactatttttagtTGTCTATATATAGAAGCTGGAGAAAGTTAGTttggaaaaataataattaactaaaataattataataatttttatttttattattatattttaaatctatatatattttttatttttaatattttaactatatttcaaaaaatattatttgatttaagggCAAAAATGAATATCTCCTCagtcaaatttttaatttgttttaaatttgtatctttcttgttttcatttttataatttttaatagtgATGCCGAACATTCTCTTGGAATTTATttggtatcatttttattttctattttctatttttaatttttatatagtAAGAAACAGATTATGAAATTACGTTTGTTTACATTagtagtttttttatttttgttattgatttttaattatttgtttatgtttcttaTGCTTTTTAGTAATctattgtcaaaatattttaatatctatATTTCGATGAAATCATTCACTTTAAACATACTTTTTAATACAAAAGACATTTATCTTTcatgaggtttggcaaaaaagTAGAGACCTCTCTCGAGATTTGAGAAATATTATAGACTTcccttgaaattttaaaaatgccaCAAACCTCCCCTTGAAAAACTTATCTTTTTGCAAAGGGTAAAAGATACTGAGTTTTTTTCCTGATttgtctttattttaaaataatatattaaataataccttattgGGAAAAATATTTCTTGGAATGACTCTAATGTAATCTCGCTGCTTGatccagcgagatttgtcacgtgtcactCAATCGAATGAATGTTATTTAAAATCGTCATTTGAGCTACTCCTaacgcgtggtaaatctcgcagtcagtaccaagcagcgagatttgccatgTGTCACTCAATCGAATGAAAGTAATTTAAAATCGTCATTTGAGTTGTCCACGCATGACAAATCTAGCTGTTTGGTCGAGTGAGATTTACTGTGCATTCAATTTGTAATTAAGAGAGATTTCAGagtttttggtaattttgttcGCTGCAAAATTATAAGTTTTGGATGCTATATTTGTTATGCTACTTAAATTATTTATTGTATTGATTTGTTATTCATTGGTATATACTTTCAAAaaatatctatacatatattCTAAGATCATATGGCTTTTACTAATTATTGCTTATTGAGCTGATGAGAAATTATTAGTTTAAGATCGTTTGGTCATCTAAcctctttaaattttaaatagttaatcatattttgaattttgaattcataattattaatttaattcaaTTTCTTATCTAAAATCACATTAAATCAtttttgtaacaccccgaccccgaagggtctgggatattaacttttttattactaatttacagcggaagcaaaataaactcaattattattaaactagagtactaattatccatattgcaattatttatttcaaaagaagaaaaattacataagcgtaaatatctggcatcatactaatatttctaaaaaatctttatttttctatcccaaCCCCCATACTTGCTAAGTCTgatttccaacatgttcttcagagttatttgaaataaaaatatgattggagtgaaacgacgcttagtaagtaaataagattattattagtgtgtggcaaaaatgagctttttaaaaatttcgtaaaacaatatttaatattataacttcaaaactgtctttagaataaatatatatttaaaaatttctacataaaacttttaccatcaactataacagtaaaattttataatcatatactataactgttaaattaaacttttaactttaaaactgtataaatatttaatgataaatatacatatacttttccttatacgttttatttagatcgtcatttaagcactagaatgattattttcatgtaaacttatacttttccttcaaatcatcagtaactttgtacacgtaattaaatatgtataaacatatattgtaaaaaccacccttaggcctgtttgccgtaagtcatgtttacccccatgaatgggttgtgcagtccgaagactggacttagctggctggccaaccaaactaaatcaacgtacgtaaactttaagtgagattttccttattaagtcctggtctagaactaggtgtgcactcaggaaaaatccactaatataaataaccactctgtaaacagtgtgggtgcactctgatccgtataaactttaaactacggtaccgagcatctgtaactttgaactttcgttgccataaggggttttaaaatcatcttattataatttatgcaatttaaaataatatcgtgaaaatctcatctttactcatatttttcataaaaaattcaacatataaataaactcatgccacacaatttttgtgttaaaaatatatataattttatttttgaatagaaagaaatactgaaaatttacctgaggggattagaacatttcttaaccaaaaaatagatgtaaatatattaaagatagaactggtatttaaatatgcgtaaaaataaactcatggaaattttgtgaaactaattaacataattgaaatttacttataaaataaattcgggtataaattttaaataaaaaaaaactaacataatcaaaatttacttaccttcttctttacgaatactgtaactatttctaagaaatgagatcggaaagagtgggtgattgagaacttactcaaaaattctctctccaccacaatttctttcactcactaatctttctcttccttagaaaattgttgtgaaaaatgaaggttgagagctccctatttataggaaaattttggggaagaaatggaatttgtaaaagtgtggggagatgggtgaaattaaaatttttaaaaattaaagaattggcaagagatgggcaaggtatgggttgagtatggaatggggatggaagccatgtgggagtgcttgccaccatttccatcaaataaatttttaattaatcacttacctaattaattaatcaattaattatttatttattttattattttattatttttcttaatcattattattatcattgttattaattttaaacaatttttagtatttatttattttattatttatttttgaataagaattaaatttgaattttgaaaactcatgtgggccccacatggtcttgtgggccccacaccactTCGAGACCTAAACGGATCCTACGTAaatcgaataactcttatacgattttatacatcctacataactttgagacttgtgtaaacctccatacggcttcgggactcacgtgggccccacacagtcttgtgggtcccgcataggatacctatattattattattttatcatatatttttacaaattatatcagtcaaaacattattttatgtacttatttacgtatataaacaatgtcttgtggctccgggactcatgtggaccccacatagtcttgtgggccccacatatgatacctatattattatcatcttattatgtatttttacaaattatgtctgtcaaaatactattttatgtatatatacttatttacgtgtacaaacagtgtctatcctgtttatcctatgaaattccattttgatcaagccgacctccagggagcgattgagccgcaatggtctctaagcactcgctaagacaaggtctttcttaggcatcaaacatggaatcaaggatcctacagaaaaacacttctgtattgatattaacttaatgaccattttattattttattattattgtacttta
It contains:
- the LOC131153030 gene encoding protein TRANSPORT INHIBITOR RESPONSE 1-like, producing MQIDFCRIKASMGCTFPEEVLEHVLSFIDSHSDRNAVSLVCKSWYDVERWSRRKVFIGNCYAVSPAIVIRRFTDLRSVSLKGKPHFADYNLVPEGWGADALPWIAALADAYPYLEELRLKRMVVTDETLELIARKFKNFRVLVLSSCEGFSTDGLAAIASNCRYLKELDLSESEVEDMSGNWLNEFPDSYTSLESLNISCLSSEVRFTALERLVSRCSNLKSLRLNRTVPLEKIPNLLQKIPQLAELGTGLYAAGLHPEVCSNLVGAFAGCKGLNSLCGFWDADPYYLPAIYSICSGLTCLNLSYATIQSPDLIKLLSQCRNLQRLWVLDYIEDSGLDVLAMSCKNLQELRVFPSDPFGLEPNVSLTEQGLVAVSMGCPKLQSVLYFCRQMSNAALCTIAANRPNLTRFRLCIIEPKCPDYLTLEPLDVGFGAIVEHCKDLKRLSLSGLLSDRVFEYIGTHAKKLEMLSLAFAGDSDLGLHHILSGCKNLRKLEIRDCPFGDKALLANVEKLEAMRSLWMSSCKVSYKACKLIGQKMSRLNVEVINEAETLDSRTDAFPVDKLYIYRTVAGPRPDTPGFVWTMEKSSALRFS